Proteins encoded in a region of the Tachyglossus aculeatus isolate mTacAcu1 chromosome 11, mTacAcu1.pri, whole genome shotgun sequence genome:
- the STAT5B gene encoding signal transducer and activator of transcription 5B: MAVWIQAQQLQGDALHQMQALYGQHFPIEVRHYLAPWIESQAWDSIDLDNPQENIKASQLLEGLIQELQKKAEHQVGEDGFLLKIKLGHYATQLQNTYDRCPMELVRCIRHILYNEQRLVREATNCSSPAGSLADAMSQKHLQINQTFEELRLVSQDTENELKKLQQTQEYFIIQYQESLRLQAQFSQLSQLNPQERLSRETALQQKQASLEAWLQREAQTLQQYRVELAEKHQKTLQLLRKQQTIILDDELIQWKRRQQLAGNGGPPEGGLDVLQSWCEKLAEIIWQNRQQIRRAEHLCQQLPIPGPVEEMLGELNATITDVISALVTSTFIIEKQPPQVLKTQTKFAATVRLLVGGKLNVHMNPPQVKATIISEQQAKALLKNESTRNDYSGEILNNCCVMEYHQATGTLSAHFRNMSLKRIKRSDRRGAESVTEEKFTILFESQFSVGGNELVFQVKTLSLPVVVIVHGSQDNNATATVLWDNAFAEPGRVPFAVPDKVLWPQLCEALNMKFKAEVQSSRGLTKDNLLFLAQKLFNSSSGGHVEDYSGMAVSWSQFNRENLPGRNYTFWQWFDGVMDVLKKHLKPHWNDGAILGFVNKQQAHDLLINKPDGTFLLRFSDSEIGGITIAWKFDSQERMFWNLMPFTTRDFSIRSLADRLGDLSYLIYVFPDRPKDEVFSKYYTPVLCESTAAKTVDGYVKPQIKQVVPEFANASSDSAGSGATYMDQAQSPNVCTQSHYNMYPTNPDSVLDPDGDFDLDDTMDVARHVEELLRRPMDSQWIPHAQS; encoded by the exons ATGGCGGTGTGGATCCAGGCGCAGCAGCTCCAGGGCGACGCCCTCCACCAGATGCAGGCTCTGTACGGCCAGCACTTCCCCATCGAGGTGCGGCACTACCTGGCGCCCTGGATCGAGAGCCAGGCCTG ggacTCAATAGATCTTGATAATCCACAGGAGAACATTAAAGCCAGCCAGCTCCTGGAGGGTCTgatccaggagctgcagaagAAAGCTGAGCACCAAGTGGGGGAAGATGGGTTTTTACTGAAGATCAAGCTAGGGCACTATGCTACCCAGCTCCAG AACACGTATGACCGTTGCCCCATGGAGCTGGTCCGCTGCATCCGCCACATACTGTACAATGAGCAGAGGCTGGTCCGGGAGGCCACCAAC TGCAGCTCTCCGGCCGGGAGCCTGGCGGACGCCATGTCCCAGAAGCACCTGCAGATCAACCAGACGTTTGAGGAGCTGCGCCTGGTCAGCCAGGACACGGAGAACGAGCTGAAGAAGTTGCAGCAAACCCAGGAGTACTTCATCATCCAGTACCAAGAGAGTCTGCGGCTCCAAG cccagTTTTCCCAGTTGTCGCAGCTGAACCCGCAGGAGCGCCTGAGCCGGGAGACGGCACTGCAGCAGAAGCAGGCGTCGCTGGAAGCCTGGCTGCAACGGGAAGCGCAGACCCTGCAGCAGTATCGTGTG GAGCTGGCGGAGAAACACCAAAAGACCCTGCAGTTGCTGCGCAAGCAGCAGACCATCATTCTGGACGACGAGCTGATCCAGTGGAAGCGGCGTCAGCAGCTGGCCGGCAATGGGGGGCCACCCGAGGGCGGCCTGGACGTGCTGCAGTCCTG GTGTGAGAAGCTGGCAGAGATCATCTGGCAGAACCGGCAGCAGATCCGGCGAGCGGAGCACCTGTGCCAGCAGCTGCCCATCCCGGGCCCCGTGGAGGAGATGCTGGGAGAGCTAAACGCCACCATCACTGACGTCATCTCCGCCCTGGTCACCAG TACCTTCATCATCGAGAAGCAGCCCCCGCAGGTCCTGAAGACGCAGACCAAGTTTGCCGCCACTGTGCGGCTCCTGGTGGGCGGGAAGCTGAACGTGCACATGAACCCTCCGCAGGTCAAGGCCACCATCATCAGCGAGCAGCAGGCCAAGGCTCTGCTCAAAAATGAGAGCACGCGCAA CGACTACAGTGGGGAGATCCTGAACAACTGCTGCGTCATGGAATACCACCAGGCCACCGGCACGCTCAGTGCCCACTTCCGGAACATG TCGCTCAAGAGGATCAAGCGTTCCGACCGGCGTGGGGCGGAGTCCGTGACAGAGGAGAAGTTCACCATTCTGTTCGAGTCCCAGTTCAGCGTAGGGGGCAACGAGCTTGTGTTCCAGGTTAAG accctgtccctgccGGTGGTTGTGATCGTCCACGGCAGCCAGGACAACAACGCCACGGCCACCGTCCTGTGGGACAACGCCTTCGCCGAGCCT GGCCGGGTGCCGTTCGCCGTGCCAGACAAAGTGCTGTGGCCGCAGCTCTGCGAGGCTCTGAACATGAAGTTCAAGGCCGAGGTGCAGAGCAGCCGGGGCCTGACCAAGGACAACCTGCTCTTCCTGGCCCAGAAGCTCTTcaacagcagcagcggcggccacGTAGAGGACTACAGCGGCATGGCCGTCTCCTGGTCCCAGTTCAACCGG GAGAATCTGCCAGGGCGGAACTACACGTTCTGGCAGTGGTTCGACGGCGTCATGGACGTGCTCAAGAAGCACCTCAAGCCGCACTGGAATGACGG CGCCATCCTGGGCTTCGTGAACAAGCAGCAGGCCCACGACCTGCTCATCAACAAGCCTGACGGCACCTTCCTGCTGCGCTTCAGCGACTCTGAGATCGGCGGCATCACCATCGCCTGGAAGTTCGACTCTC AGGAGAGGATGTTCTGGAACCTGATGCCATTCACCACGCGGGACTTCTCCATCCGCTCGCTGGCGGACCGGCTGGGAGACCTGAGCTACCTGATCTACGTGTTCCCCGACCGGCCCAAGGATGAGGTCTTCTCCAAGTACTATACACCTGTGCTGTGCGAGTCCACTGCTG CCAAGACCGTCGACGGGTACGTGAAGCCACAGATCAAGCAGGTGGTGCCAGA GTTTGCCAACGCGTCCTCGGACTCGGCCGGGAGCGGTGCCACATACATGGACCAGGCCCAGTCCCCCAACGTGTGCACCCAGTCCCATTACAATATGTACCCCACGAA ccccgaTTCCGTCCTGGACCCCGACGGTGACTTTGACCTGGACGACACGATGGACGTGGcgagacacgtggaggagctctTACGCCGGCCAATGGACAGTCAGTGGATCCCTCACGCCCAGTCCTGA